The window AGGACTCCTTCGACACGGAGAACGGTCTCGGGCAGATCGAGGGCGTCCGCCACCAACCGCCGAAGGAAGTCCCCGACGAGGAGTACCCGCTGATCCTCACCACGGCGCGCTTAGAGGAGCACTACAACACGGGGACGATGAGCCGCCGCTCGCCGACGCTGTCGCGGCAGCACCCGGAGAACTTCGTCGACGTCCACCCGAACGACGCGGAGCGGTACGGGATCGAGGACGGGGACATGGTGACGCTCCGGTCGCGGCGCGGCGAGATCGAGGTGAAAGCGCAGGTAACTGAGGATATCAAGGAGGGCGTCGTCTGGACGACGCCGCACTTCGCGGCCGCCTCCGCGAACCGACTCACGAACGACGTCCTCGACGACCGCGCGAAGATACCCGAGTACAAGGCCGCGGCGGCCGAGATCGAGGTCGGGCTCGAGTCCGCGGGAGACGAATCGGCGTCGGCCGACGACTGAGCGGCGTCGGTTCTCGCACGCTTTTTTTTTCACACGCTTTCTTCCAGTATCGTCTCGTCTTCGTGGCGGACGACGACGCGCTCCGGGACGGCCGCCTCGACGAACGCGACGGCGACCGAGTACGGGTGGTGCTCGGCGATGTCCGAACAGACGTCGCCGTCCCAGTCGGGATCGTCCTCGGAGACGATTCGGAGCCTGAGCGCCCCGTCGTCGAGCGCGGCCTCGAACAGCGTGACTCGATAACAGCGTCGAGACCCGTCGAGGAGGCGGCCGGCCACGACCAATCGCGGCGGATCTCGGTCGAGATGCCGGCGCACCTCGGCGATATCGTGTGGCTCGGTCTCGACACCATCGATCTCGCCGTCGTACTCGCGGCGGAACGTCACCTCGGCGCCGTCGATCTGTACGGGGTCGTCACTCCACGGCGGCGTGGGACATCCTGCGACCGAGGCGGTACCGACGGCGGTTGCGGACGCGAGGAGGGCTCTGCGGCGCATGCGTGGACGCGGCCCGGCCGTCGGGGAATACTTTGTGGGGGCTCGCGAGCGAGCGACCGCGGCGGTCGTCGGTCGTCCGACGGAGCGCAACGACTTTCCTGTGGCACGGTAAACGGTGGGTATGGACTGGCCACACGACCCCGACGGCGAGCAGGGCAGCGAGGGCAGGCGGCAGTACGGCCACGCCGTGCTCGCGAAGAAGATCGACGAGGAGGAGGACTTCCCGCTGTCGGCCGCGGAGTACGTCGAGCAGTACGGCGACCACCCGGTCCGGATCGACTTCGAGACGGTCGTCTCGGTCGCGGAGATCTTCGAGGGCGTCGAGAAAGAGGAGTTCGCGGACTTCGTCGAGTTCCACCAAGAGCTCGGCCGCGCGATGCGCGAGAACGGCTACTGGTTCTACGAGGGCGCCGACCAGTTCGTCGACGGCAGCGCCTGAATACGTAGATATCGGTCCCGGCGTCGTTAGTTTATATATGACCGCCGAAATCACGGGACGCGTCTCTGGCTCCCTAGTCGTCTCTTTATAAGTAGGTGAGTCCGAATCAGTTGTGAACACCTCCAAAGCCCCAGCCGCTCGGCGATACGTCGTTGCGGTCGAGGACGCC is drawn from Halorubrum sp. CBA1229 and contains these coding sequences:
- a CDS encoding DUF5785 family protein, producing MDWPHDPDGEQGSEGRRQYGHAVLAKKIDEEEDFPLSAAEYVEQYGDHPVRIDFETVVSVAEIFEGVEKEEFADFVEFHQELGRAMRENGYWFYEGADQFVDGSA